The Gammaproteobacteria bacterium sequence CTATCAGTCGCCAGTTCACCCATTTTCAGGATTTGGGTTACCTGGAAGCGGCCCGAAAACACATTAAGATTTTGGATTTGGATGCTCTGCGTAAGATCACAGGGGATTTGCCCTGCGACAACAATCCTAAAGTCCCCGCTTGAGCCACTAATTACGGATTTCTTTAGTTAATTCCTAAGAATTTTGATTAATATCAAAATCGCACGGTATTAAATTGATATAATTTTATTGAATAGCTAAAACAGGTGAACTGTGACTCTGTATCAATTCGACGAAAAACTGATCCAAGCGTACGATAAATCCGGGCCACGGTATACCTCATATCCCACCGCAGTACAGTTTAATCAGGAGTTTCAAGCTCAAAATTACATCGAGTGGGCAGAATGGAGCAATGTGCAGAGCCGCAAGGAAACCACTGTTCAGCCTCTATCGTTGTATTTTCATATCCCATTTTGCAATACCGTTTGTTTCTATTGTGGCTGCAATAAGGTGGTTACAAAAGATCGCAGCAAAGCGGCGCCATACTTACAACGATTACATAAAGAGATAGAGCTGCAGTCACATTGGTTTGATACCGGGCGTCCGGTGGAACAATTGCATTGGGGTGGGGGTACACCGACCTTCATCAGTCACGATGAAATGATAGAGTTGATGCAGGTCACGCGGAAGTATTTTACATTAAAAGAGGATGACTCCGGTGAGTATTCCATTGAGATTGATCCACGAGAGGTCAGTCGCGAGACCCTATCCATTTTACGGCGGGAGGGGTTTAACCGTTTGAGTCTGGGGGTACAGGATTTTGATCCTCAAGTCCAAAAAGCTGTGAATCGTATACAGCCGGAGGCGATGACGTTCGATGCCATAGCGACCGGACGCGATTTAGGCTATAAATCCGTCAGCGTGGATCTTATTTATGGTCTGCCGTTTCAAAACGTAGACAGTTTTGCTCATACGATAGAAAAGGTGCTGCAAGCCTCACCGGATCGTATTTCCGTATTTAACTATGCTCATTTACCTACCATGTTTAAACCGCAACGGCGCATCAATGAAGCGGACTTACCTTTGCCGGCGGAAAAGTTAAAGATACTGCGCAATACCATGGAGCAATTGAGCCAGGGGGGCTATGTGTTCATCGGTATGGATCATTTTGCCAAACCGGATGACGAAATGGCCATTGCTCAGGAAAACGGTTCTTTGTATCGTAATTTTCAGGGATATGCCACCCATGCCGAATGCGATTTGATCGCTATGGGTATTACTTCTATCAGTAAAGTGGGCAATTCCTACAGTCAAAACGTAAAAACGTTGGAAGAATACTACCCATTAATAGATTCCGGGAAATTGCCGGTGTATCGGGGTATCAGCCTGAGTGAAGACGATATACTGCGTCGGGAAGTGATTACGCAGTTGATCTGCCACTTTAAGCTGGAGTTTTCCAAAATTGATGCGGCCTTCGGGATTGAATTCTCGGATTATTTCAAGACCGAGTTACAGGAGTTGTCTAAAATGCAGGACGATGGTTTGTTGGAGTTAAGTGCCGGCGCGATTAACGTTTTACCCGTGGGTCGGCTTTTGATCCGGAACGTGTGTATGGTGTTTGATGTGTATTTACGTAATGCCAGGCAACAGAATTTTTCTAAAGTTATATAGCTCTAAAGTTATATAGCTCGAAAGCCATATAACTTTCGAAAGTTTGTGATGAAACAGTGATGCATTAAAAACGAACCAAACTAATAAAGTGTATGTATTTTGCATCTCTGTGTGGGGTAAATTGAGATAGGTGAAACCGACTCAATGAGTTGTAACATTTAAACAAGATCGGGGTGAAATTATGAACGAACGTTTTCCTAAACCCACCGAATTGCAATTGGAAAATCTGGGTTCCGGGTGTTTTGTGCAAATCAATGATGCGCAA is a genomic window containing:
- the hemN gene encoding oxygen-independent coproporphyrinogen III oxidase, giving the protein MTLYQFDEKLIQAYDKSGPRYTSYPTAVQFNQEFQAQNYIEWAEWSNVQSRKETTVQPLSLYFHIPFCNTVCFYCGCNKVVTKDRSKAAPYLQRLHKEIELQSHWFDTGRPVEQLHWGGGTPTFISHDEMIELMQVTRKYFTLKEDDSGEYSIEIDPREVSRETLSILRREGFNRLSLGVQDFDPQVQKAVNRIQPEAMTFDAIATGRDLGYKSVSVDLIYGLPFQNVDSFAHTIEKVLQASPDRISVFNYAHLPTMFKPQRRINEADLPLPAEKLKILRNTMEQLSQGGYVFIGMDHFAKPDDEMAIAQENGSLYRNFQGYATHAECDLIAMGITSISKVGNSYSQNVKTLEEYYPLIDSGKLPVYRGISLSEDDILRREVITQLICHFKLEFSKIDAAFGIEFSDYFKTELQELSKMQDDGLLELSAGAINVLPVGRLLIRNVCMVFDVYLRNARQQNFSKVI